Proteins co-encoded in one Juglans regia cultivar Chandler chromosome 16, Walnut 2.0, whole genome shotgun sequence genomic window:
- the LOC108982285 gene encoding protein CYPRO4-like has protein sequence MGTSQSRDGFDLADSDSDQYTEEEEEADEQEQYDDSEDQQKPQISPATQANSKSLAEVDAKLKSLKLKYGASFSPSSSQNLYSTNSVKLYLHIGGNTPKAKWIVSDKHASYSFVRTSKIDGEDDEDEPDDAMGQSWWVLKVGSKVRARVSTEMQLKLFGDQRRVDFVSNGVWALKFPTDQAFRKFVSEFQDYLFENVHGLKATEENKIKVYGKEFIGWLKPEAADDSMWEDTDDGGEPETPIRASQDLLEEFEEAANGGVQSLTLGALDNSFLVNDIGVQVYRNFNRGIHGKGVSVKFDAGNSSSGRLSTPKKALLMRAETNMLLMSPLNEGKPHATGLQQLDIETGKIVTEWKFEKDGADITMRDITNDTKGSQLDPSESTFLGLDDNKLCQWDMRDRRGMVQNIAMANSPVLHWTQGHQFSRGTNFQCFATTGDGSIVVGSLDGKIRLYSKSSMRQAKTAFPGLGSPVTNVDVTYDGKWILGTTDTHLILICTLFTDKDGRTKTGFSGRMGNKIPAPRLLKLTPLDSHLAGTNNKFHGGHFSWVTENGKQERHLVATVGKFSVIWDFQQVKNSAHECYRNQQGLKSCYCYKIVLKDESIVESRFMHDKFGVSSDSPEAPLVVATPLKVSSISLSGKRQD, from the exons ATGGGTACCTCTCAGAGCCGCGACGGCTTCGACTTGGCTGACTCCGATTCGGACCAATACactgaagaggaagaggaagcgGATGAGCAGGAGCAATACGACGACAGCGAGGACCAACAAAAGCCCCAAATCTCGCCGGCGACCCAAGCTAATTCCAAATCCCTAGCCGAGGTCGACGCCAAGCTCAAATCCCTGAAGCTCAAGTACGGTGCCTCTTTCTCTCCTTCCTCATCGCAAAACCTTTATTCGACGAATTCCGTCAAGCTTTACCTCCACATCGGTGGCAACACCCCCAAAGCCAAGTGGATCGTCTCGGACAAGCACGCGTCTTATTCCTTTGTCAGAACCTCCAAAATCGAcggtgaggatgatgaagatgaaCCGGACGACGCTATGGGACAGTCTTGGTGGGTACTGAAAGTGGGGTCCAAGGTTCGTGCTAGGGTTTCGACGGAGATGCAATTGAAGTTGTTCGGCGATCAGCGCCGCGTCGATTTTGTATCCAACGGCGTGTGGGCCTTGAAGTTCCCCACCGACCAGGCGTTTAGGAAATTCGTCTCTGAATTTCAGGATTATTTGTTTGAGAATGTGCACGGGCTCAAAGCGACTGAGGAAAACAAGATTAAGGTTTACGGGAAAGAGTTCATTGGGTGGCTGAAGCCCGAGGCGGCGGACGATTCGATGTGGGAGGATACAGACGATGGCGGCGAGCCGGAAACACCTATTCGGGCGAGCCAGGACTTACTAGAGGAGTTTGAGGAGGCGGCGAATGGTGGTGTACAGAGCTTGACACTGGGAGCACTGGATAACAGCTTCTTGGTGAACGATATAGGTGTGCAGGTTTACAGGAATTTTAATCGTGGAATCCATGGGAAAGGTGTTTCTGTCAAATTCGATGCTGGGAACTCGAGTTCCGGCCGATTGTCTACCCCGAAAAAGGCGTTGCTGATGAGGGCCGAGACGAATATGCTCCTTATGAGTCCATTGAATGAAGGGAAGCCCCACGCCACCGGGCTGCAACAGCTTGATATTGAGACAGGCAAGATTGTTACGGAGTGGAAGTTTGAGAAGGATGGGGCTGATATTACAATGAGAGATATCACCAACGATACTAAGGGGTCCCAATTAGATCCGTCGGAGTCGACCTTTTTGGGGTTGGATGATAATAAGTTATGTCAGTGGGATATGCGTGATCGTAGAGGAATGGTTCAGAACATTGCGATGGCAAATTCACCAGTGTTGCATTGGACGCAGGGGCATCAGTTCTCGAGAGGGACGAATTTTCAGTGCTTTGCGACGACCGGGGACGGGTCGATTGTTGTTGGTTCTCTTGATGGGAAAATAAGGTTGTATTCGAAGTCATCGATGAGGCAGGCCAAGACAGCTTTTCCTGGGCTCGGCTCACCGGTTACAAATGTGGATGTTACGTACGATGGGAAGTGGATTTTAGGCACGACTGACACCCATTTGATCCTCATCTGCACTCTGTTTACCGACAAAGATGGGAGGACAAAGACTGGATTTAGTGGTCGAATGGGGAACAAGATTCCTGCTCCTAGGTTGTTGAAGCTGACTCCTCTGGATTCGCATTTGGCTGGgacaaataataaatttcacggCGGCCATTTCTCGTGG GTAACTGAAAATGGAAAACAAGAGCGCCACCTGGTTGCAACGGTGGGCAAGTTCAGCGTGATATGGGACTTCCAGCAGGTGAAGAACAGTGCTCACGAGTGCTACAGGAATCAGCAAGGCCTTAAAAGCTGTTATTGTTACAAGATTGTGTTGAAGGATGAGTCCATTGTTGAGAGCCGTTTCATGCACGACAAGTTTGGTGTTAGCAGTGATTCTCCAGAAGCTCCACTGGTGGTGGCAACCCCTTTGAAAGTTAGCTCTATTAGTCTCTCTGGTAAGCGACAAGATTGA